Proteins from one Impatiens glandulifera chromosome 2, dImpGla2.1, whole genome shotgun sequence genomic window:
- the LOC124927071 gene encoding salicylate carboxymethyltransferase-like: MEVIDVLRMKEGTGKTSYANNSSLQKRVITITMPVIQAAIINMYCNMSSLVTKTLRIADLGCSSGPNTLFVVSELVRTIYETCEISERQSPEFQIYLNDLPGNDFNTIFKSLQGYLEKMVQNMGTGLGPCFFMGTPGSFYGRLFPSQSLHFVHSSYSLMWLSQVPQGIENNKGNIYMGSTSPPNVFEAYYKQFQSDFSHFLRCRSEELVPGGRMALTILGKKSEDRFNSDGYYIWELLAMALNEMVSEEIIEEAEMDKFNIPQYPPSAGEVKLEVEKEGSFIIDYLEVSQVEWNACEWGVSTNNHNVGYDLAQCMRAVAEPMLASHFGESIIDEIFRRYGNILCDRIAKENPKFYNVTVVMVKK; encoded by the exons ATGGAAGTGATTGATGTGCTTCGAATGAAGGAAGGAACCGGGAAAACTAGTTATGCCAACAATTCATCACTTCAG AAACGAGTGATTACCATCACGATGCCCGTGATTCAAGCTGCCATAATCAACATGTATTGCAACATGAGCTCGTTGGTAACCAAGACATTGCGTATAGCGGACTTGGGGTGCTCTTCCGGCCCAAACACCCTTTTCGTGGTGTCGGAGTTGGTTAGGACTATTTACGAAACTTGTGAGATTTCTGAGAGACAGTCACCGGAATTTCAAATTTACTTGAACGATTTACCCGGAAATGATTTCAATACCATCTTCAAGTCTTTGCAAGGATATCTTGAAAAGATGGTACAAAATATGGGAACTGGTCTCGGCCCATGTTTCTTTATGGGAACACCTGGTTCCTTTTATGGTCGGTTATTTCCATCCCAAAGTCTACATTTTGTCCATTCTTCTTATAGCCTCATGTGGCTTTCTCAG GTTCCACAAGGAATAGAGAACAATAAGGGAAACATCTACATGGGAAGCACTAGCCCGCCTAATGTGTTTGAAGCATACTACAAACAATTTCAGAGTGATTTTTCTCACTTTCTTCGATGTCGTTCCGAGGAACTAGTGCCCGGTGGTCGAATGGCCTTAACAATTTTGGGCAAGAAAAGCGAAGACCGGTTTAACTCGGATGGCTATTACATATGGGAACTCTTAGCCATGGCCCTCAATGAAATGGTCTCGGAG GAGATAATAGAAGAAGCTGAAATGGACAAGTTTAACATTCCTCAGTACCCCCCATCTGCGGGAGAAGTGAAGTTGGAAGTGGAAAAAGAAGGTTCATTCATTATCGACTATCTCGAGGTTAGCCAAGTCGAGTGGAATGCCTGCGAGTGGGGTGTCTCAACTAATAACCATAATGTGGGATATGACTTGGCTCAATGCATGAGGGCCGTTGCGGAGCCCATGCTAGCCAGCCATTTCGGAGAGTCAATAATAGACGAGATTTTCCGTCGCTATGGTAACATATTGTGCGACCGCATCGCTAAGGAGAACCCCAAATTCTATAATGTTACTGTGGTCATGGTTAAGAAGTGA
- the LOC124928142 gene encoding S-adenosyl-L-methionine:benzoic acid/salicylic acid carboxyl methyltransferase 1-like, which translates to MEVIEVLRMKEGTGQTSYANNSLLQKQVINMTMPIAQAAIINVYCNMNPTTRTMCMADLGCSSGPNTLFVMYELVRTIYETRDKSGSQSLEFQVYLNDLPKNDFNTIFKSLSGSIEKMGTGLGPCFIMGAPGSFYGRLFPSKTLHFVYSSYSLMWLSQVPKGIENNKGNIYIGSTSPPSVIDAYYRQFKSDFNTFLNCRSEEVLSGGNMVLTILGRESEDQSSREGYYIWELLAMVLNQMVSEGIIEEGKMDTFNIPQYTPSPGEVKLEVEKEGSFIINSLEVSQVDWSASAKGFSTNPIRENEGYDLAECMRAVAEPMLANHFGESIIDNVFRRYSDILSDRMAKEDPKFYNVTIVMVKK; encoded by the exons atggAAGTAATTGAGGTCCTTCGCATGAAAGAAGGAACTGGGCAAACAAGTTATGCCAACAATTCATTACTTcag AAACAAGTAATCAATATGACAATGCCCATCGCACAAGCTGCCATAATCAATGTGTATTGTAACATGAACCCGACAACTAGGACAATGTGTATGGCAGACTTAGGTTGTTCTTCCGGACCAAACACTTTATTTGTAATGTATGAGTTGGTTCGTACAATTTATGAAACACGCGACAAGTCGGGTAGCCAATCGCTTGAATTTCAAGTTTATTTGAACGATTTACCCAAAAATGATTTCAATACAATCTTCAAGTCCTTATCTGGATCTATTGAAAAGATGGGAACAGGTCTTGGACCATGTTTCATTATGGGAGCACCTGGTTCCTTCTATGGTCGTTTATTTCCGTCAAAAACCCTCCATTTTGTCTATTCCTCGTATAGCCTCATGTGGCTTTCTCAG GTTCCAAAAGGAATAGAGAACAATAAAGGAAACATTTACATTGGAAGCACAAGCCCTCCTAGTGTGATCGATGCATACTACCGACAATTTAAGAGTGATTTCAATACCTTCCTTAATTGTCGATCCGAGGAAGTATTGTCGGGTGGCAACATGGTTTTAACCATTCTCGGAAGGGAAAGCGAAGATCAGTCTAGTCGAGAGGGCTATTACATATGGGAACTCTTGGCCATGGTACTAAATCAAATGGTCTCCGAG GGAATAATAGAAGAAGGGAAGATGGACACATTTAACATTCCTCAATATACCCCATCCCCGGGCGAGGTGAAGTTAGAAGTTGAGAAAGAAGGCTCTTTCATTATCAATTCGCTCGAAGTGAGCCAAGTCGATTGGAGCGCAAGTGCGAAAGGATTCTCAACTAACCCAATTCGCGAGAACGAAGGATATGACCTAGCAGAGTGCATGAGGGCGGTTGCTGAGCCGATGCTAGCAAATCACTTTGGCGAGTCGATCATAGACAACGTTTTTCGTCGATATAGTGACATCTTAAGCGACCGCATGGCCAAGGAAGATCCCAAATTCTATAACGTTACTATTGTGATGGTCAAGAAATAA
- the LOC124926466 gene encoding tubby-like F-box protein 5, whose product MSFRSIVRELREMKDGIGSLSRRRSEGKHWRSRTLSHIAPDVAPSEPVEQGKWANLPPELLLDIIHRLEDSETSWPARTVVVSCASVCKSWRGITKEIVKTVEQCGRLTFPISLKQPGPRDFPIQCFIKRDRATSTYCLYFGLTPSENENDKLLLAAKRIRRPTSTSFIISLVADNFSRSSNTYIGKLRSNFLGTKFTTYDSQPPTDTTVDQNSSSSRGFHTKQLLSRLPRSGSYSISQVFYELNPLRTRGPRKMQCVMNYIPVSSIQEGGTAPTPISSSSSPSLKKSPNHFKSSPLFGPVDSTEPLILTNKSPRWHEQLQCWCLNFKGRVTVASVKNFQLVAAVDPLHEVSVDPLQEKVILQFGKIGKDIFTMDYQYPLSAFQAFALCLSSFDTKPVYE is encoded by the exons ATGTCCTTCAGATCTATTGTACGTGAactgagggaaatgaaagatgGGATTGGGAGCTTATCAAGGCGAAGATCAGAAGGCAAACACTGGCGTAGCCGAACTTTATCTCATATTGCCCCTGATGTTGCCCCGTCGGAGCCAGTTGAACAAGGGAAATGGGCAAACTTGCCTCCCGAATTACTTTTGGATATTATACACAGACTTGAAGACAGTGAAACTTCGTGGCCTGCACGGACTGTAGTTGTTTCTTGTGCTTCGGTTTGTAAGTCATGGAGAGGCATCACAAAGGAAATTGTTAAGACAGTAGAACAGTGTGGACGACTAACCTTTCCCATTTCATTGAAGCAG CCGGGACCACGAGATTTTCCAATTCAATGCTTTATTAAAAGGGACAGGGCAACATCCACTTATTGCCTCTACTTTGGTCTAACACCTT CTGAGAACGAAAATGACAAACTATTATTAGCGGCAAAAAGGATCAGAAGGCCAACCAGCACAAGTTTCATAATATCCTTGGTTGCAGATAATTTTTCTCGATCCAGTAATACATACATTGGGAAACTCAG GTCAAACTTCCTGGGCACCAAGTTCACAACCTACGACAGCCAACCTCCGACTGACACCACAGTTGATCAAAATAGCAGTTCAAGCCGAGGATTCCATACGAAGCAACTTCTGTCTAGATTACCTCGGTCTGGTAGCTACAGTATTTCCCAGGTTTTCTATGAACTGAATCCCCTAAGAACAAGGGGCCCTAGGAAAATGCAATGTGTAATGAATTATATACCAGTTTCCTCCATTCAAGAAGGAGGAACTGCCCCAACACCAATATCTTCTTCATCCTCACCCAGCCTGAAAAAATCGCCAAATCACTTCAAATCATCTCCTTTGTTTGGACCCGTCGACTCTACAGAACCACTGATTCTAACCAACAAGTCGCCAAGATGGCACGAACAGCTTCAATGCTGGTGCCTGAATTTCAAAGGTCGTGTTACTGTTGCTTCTGTCAAAAACTTCCAACTAGTGGCGGCTGTTGATCCACTTCACGAGGTTTCTGTTGATCCACTTCAAGAAAAGGTAATCTTACAATTTGGAAAGATTGGAAAAGATATTTTCACCATGGATTACCAATATCCACTATCTGCTTTTCAAGCCTTTGCACTATGCCTGAGCAGCTTCGATACAAAACCCGTCTATGAGTGA
- the LOC124926438 gene encoding ATPase family AAA domain-containing protein 3-like yields MASSRLSSLVAATAVAGSLPAFVNHVYADSPFRFPSFLSSSPPPSPPEAAADTRNPDSKSAPSSVEESKGGFDPESLERGAKALREINSSPYSKQVFEVMRKQEETRLAELAGEKAHHNAIQAQLDIERQQKMAEEQRELIQQQAQAKAQMMRYEDELARKRMQTDHEAQRRNNAELVSMKEQSSVRTEQVKRSTEEQIQAQQRQTEKERAEIERETIRVKAMAEAEGRAHEAKLTEEHNRRMLLERVNGEREKWLAAINTTFNHIEGAFQVLLTDRDKLIMTVGGATALAAGIYTTREGAKVTWGYINRILGQPSLIRESSMARFPLSDTISRGANKIFSTFSGDVKTTTTLGNIVLHPSLHKRIEHLARATANTKSHQAPFQNMLFYGPPGTGKTMVAREIARKSGLDYAMMTGGDVAPLGAQAVTKIHDIFDWSKKSKKGLLLFIDEADAFLCERNHVHMSEAQRSALNALLSRTGDQSRDVVLVLATNRPGDLDSAITDRIDEVIEFPLPGKEERFNLLKLYLNKYLSSDSNNNDDSTKSKWWSGLLKKKSASKITTKDITDDLIREAAGKIEGFSGREIAKLVASIQAAVYGRPDCVLNPRLFMEIVDYKVIEHQQRKQMAAEA; encoded by the exons ATGGCTTCCTCAAGGCTCTCCTCCTTGGTGGCAGCTACGGCTGTGGCCGGTTCCTTACCGGCATTTGTAAACCATGTCTACGCCGATAGTCCGTTTCGATTCCCTTCATTTTTATCTTcatctcctcctccttctccgCCGGAGGCGGCAGCGGATACTCGAAACCCTGATTCAAAGTCGGCGCCGTCATCAGTTGAAGAATCTAAAGGTGGGTTTGATCCGGAATCTCTCGAGAGAGGTGCTAAAGCCCTTCGAGAGATCAATAGTTCTCCCTATTCCAAGCAG GTTTTTGAAGTAATGAGAAAGCAAGAAGAAACGCGGCTGGCTGAATTGGCAGGAGAGAAAGCTCATCACAACGCTATTCAAGCTCAACTGGATATT GAGAGACAACAGAAAATGGCAGAAGAACAAAGGGAATTGATACAACAACAAGCACAAGCTAAGGCACAGATGATGCGTTATGAAGATGAATTGGCTAGAAAAAGGATGCAG ACAGATCATGAAGCTCAGAGACGGAACAATGCTGAATTAGTTAGCATGAAAGAGCAATCTTCTGTGCGGACAGAACAAGTAAAACGTTCAACTGAAGAACAAATACAAGCACAGCAACGCCAGACAGAGAAAGAGAGAGCTGAAATCGAACGCGAGACCATAAGAGTGAAAGCCATGGCGGAGGCTGAAGGTCGTGCCCACGAGGCAAAACTGACCGAGGAACATAACAGAAGAATGCTATTAGAACGAGTGAATGGTGAAAGGGAGAAGTGGCTAGCTGCAATTAACACTACTTTCAATCACATTGAAG GGGCTTTCCAGGTTTTATTGACAGATAGGGATAAATTAATCATGACTGTGGGAGGTGCAACAGCATTAGCTGCCGGGATTTATACAACCAG AGAAGGCGCCAAAGTAACCTGGggatatataaatagaatattaGGGCAACCATCACTCATACGAGAATCATCCATGGCAAGGTTTCCATTGTCAGATACAATCTCTCGAGGAGCAAACAAGATTTTTAGTACATTTTCCGGGGATGTTAAAACCACCACCACTCTTGGGAATATTGTTCTCCATCCTTCATTGCACAAAAGAATAGAGCACCTTGCTCGAGCAACTGCAAATACTAAGTCTCACCAGGCCCCTTTCCAAAATATGCTCTTTTATGGTCCTCCTGGTACTGGCAAGACAATGGTCGCTAGGGAGATTGCTCGAAAATCG GGTTTGGATTATGCCATGATGACTGGAGGCGATGTAGCTCCCTTGGGTGCACAAGCTGTTACCAAGATTCATGATATCTTTGACTGGTCCAAAAAATCTAAGAAAGGTCTATTACTCTTCATTGACGAGGCTGATGCTTTTCTCTGCGA GCGGAATCATGTACACATGAGTGAAGCACAACGAAGTGCACTAAACGCTTTGCTTTCTCGAACTGGTGACCAGTCAAGAGACGTAGTCCTTGTTCTGGCCACCAATAGACCAGGAGATCTAGACAGTGCAATAACAGACAGGATCGACGAAGTGATAGAGTTCCCTCTTCCTGGAAAGGAGGAGCGCTTCAATTTGCTGAAACTCTACTTGAACAAGTACCTTTCTTCTGACAGCAATAATAATGATGACTCGACTAAGTCTAAGTGGTGGTCTGgcctattgaagaagaagagtgcCAGTAAGATAACGACAAAGGATATAACCGACGATTTGATCCGTGAAGCTGCTGGGAAGATTGAGGGATTCTCGGGGCGTGAGATAGCTAAGCTTGTGGCAAGCATTCAAGCGGCTGTCTATGGTCGGCCTGATTGTGTATTGAATCCTCGGCTGTTTATGGAGATTGTAGATTACAAAGTCATTGAGCACCAGCAGCGGAAACAGATGGCTGCTGAAGCTTAG
- the LOC124927246 gene encoding AP-3 complex subunit sigma-like isoform X1, giving the protein MIKAVMVMNSIGKPRLTKFYAYQPAERQQEFVRCVYSVLCNRSDNTSNFVGGMESLFGPDNRLVYKHFATLYIAIVFDGSENELAMLDLIQVFVETLDKCFKNVCELDIVVNYTKVQSILDEIIYGGQVIDTNCMEVLRAVEEISRLESESTTSKLVPRWVR; this is encoded by the exons atgaTCAAGGCGGTTATGGTGATGAATAGCATTGGAAAGCCTCGTCTTACCAAATTTTACGCTTATCAG cctgCGGAGAGGCAGCAGGAATTTGTAAGATGCGTCTATTCAG TCTTATGCAATAGATCTGATAATACAAGCAACTTTGTTGGAGGAATGGAATCACTCTTTGGGCCA GACAACCGCCTAGTGTACAAACATTTTGCAACTTTGTACATTGCTATTGTTTTTGATGGCTCAGAAAATGAGTTGGCAATGCTCGATCTAATACAAG TTTTTGTAGAAACTCTGGATAAATGCTTCAAGAATGTATGTGAACTTGATATAGTTGTCAACTATACTAAG GTGCAGAGTATACTAGATGAAATAATATATGGAGGGCAAGTAATTGATACCAATTGTATGGAAGTGTTGAGGGCTGTAGAAGAGATTTCAAG GTTGGAGAGTGAGTCTACAACTTCCAAGCTAGTCCCTAGATGGGTTAGGTAA
- the LOC124927246 gene encoding AP-3 complex subunit sigma-like isoform X2, which translates to MIKAVMVMNSIGKPRLTKFYAYQPAERQQEFVRCVYSVLCNRSDNTSNFVGGMESLFGPDNRLVYKHFATLYIAIVFDGSENELAMLDLIQETLDKCFKNVCELDIVVNYTKVQSILDEIIYGGQVIDTNCMEVLRAVEEISRLESESTTSKLVPRWVR; encoded by the exons atgaTCAAGGCGGTTATGGTGATGAATAGCATTGGAAAGCCTCGTCTTACCAAATTTTACGCTTATCAG cctgCGGAGAGGCAGCAGGAATTTGTAAGATGCGTCTATTCAG TCTTATGCAATAGATCTGATAATACAAGCAACTTTGTTGGAGGAATGGAATCACTCTTTGGGCCA GACAACCGCCTAGTGTACAAACATTTTGCAACTTTGTACATTGCTATTGTTTTTGATGGCTCAGAAAATGAGTTGGCAATGCTCGATCTAATACAAG AAACTCTGGATAAATGCTTCAAGAATGTATGTGAACTTGATATAGTTGTCAACTATACTAAG GTGCAGAGTATACTAGATGAAATAATATATGGAGGGCAAGTAATTGATACCAATTGTATGGAAGTGTTGAGGGCTGTAGAAGAGATTTCAAG GTTGGAGAGTGAGTCTACAACTTCCAAGCTAGTCCCTAGATGGGTTAGGTAA
- the LOC124927246 gene encoding AP-3 complex subunit sigma-like isoform X3, translated as MIKAVMVMNSIGKPRLTKFYAYQPAERQQEFVRCVYSVLCNRSDNTSNFVGGMESLFGPDNRLVYKHFATLYIAIVFDGSENELAMLDLIQVFVETLDKCFKNVCELDIVVNYTKVQSILDEIIYGGQVIDTNCMEVLRAVEEISR; from the exons atgaTCAAGGCGGTTATGGTGATGAATAGCATTGGAAAGCCTCGTCTTACCAAATTTTACGCTTATCAG cctgCGGAGAGGCAGCAGGAATTTGTAAGATGCGTCTATTCAG TCTTATGCAATAGATCTGATAATACAAGCAACTTTGTTGGAGGAATGGAATCACTCTTTGGGCCA GACAACCGCCTAGTGTACAAACATTTTGCAACTTTGTACATTGCTATTGTTTTTGATGGCTCAGAAAATGAGTTGGCAATGCTCGATCTAATACAAG TTTTTGTAGAAACTCTGGATAAATGCTTCAAGAATGTATGTGAACTTGATATAGTTGTCAACTATACTAAG GTGCAGAGTATACTAGATGAAATAATATATGGAGGGCAAGTAATTGATACCAATTGTATGGAAGTGTTGAGGGCTGTAGAAGAGATTTCAAGGTag